The Apium graveolens cultivar Ventura chromosome 11, ASM990537v1, whole genome shotgun sequence genome has a window encoding:
- the LOC141696365 gene encoding uncharacterized protein LOC141696365 — translation MSTIERGKIKDGAISLSFSMLTKGNYTTWAIKMKVNMQSHEVWRAVETTEKNLEDRMDKISLAVIYQGIPVDILMSLAEKRTTNEALEAIKITCQGAERVKTARTQTLKAEFDAMSMKESESLDDFFLKLSGLVTNIRDLGETIPESYIVKKLLRAVPTKFLQIASTIEQFGDLEMMSVEETLGSLKAHEERL, via the coding sequence ATGTCAACGATAGAACGAGGGAAAATTAAAGATGGAGCCATTAGCTTGAGCTTCTCTATGCTGACTAAGGGGAATTACACAACATGGGCTATAAAGATGAAGGTCAACATGCAATCTCACGAAGTTTGGAGAGCTGTAGAGACAACTGAAAAGAATCTGGAGGACAGAATGGATAAGATCTCTTTGGCGGTGATTTACCAAGGAATTCCTGTGGACATACTTATGTCACTCGCTGAGAAACGGACTACAAATGAGGCATTGGAGGCCATTAAGATTACGTGTCAAGGTGCTGAACGCGTAAAGACTGCTAGAACTCAAACATTGAAGGCTGAATTCGATGCAATGAGCATGAAGGAGTCTGAATCACTCGATGATTTCTTTCTAAAACTCAGTGGGTTGGTGACTAATATACGGGATTTGGGAGAAACCATACCTGAGTCGTATATAGTCAAGAAATTGCTACGAGCTGTGCCTACCAAATTTCTCCAAATTGCTTCAACCATTGAGCAGTTTGGAGATTTGGAGATGATGTCTGTGGAGGAAACATTAGGGTCCTTGAAGGCGCACGAAGAAAGATTATGA
- the LOC141696366 gene encoding uncharacterized protein LOC141696366: MAMETEFEFYEFKHRFALYDPDSYFDDKNVSNEHYNLYHTIDRTLFYRLVRKLGRNVDESKFVVAFLIWLERIRYSKNAVHKVISWPFHLIDQLANEIAKFFMWMENNDSGQEFFNPRLLQMLCSREINLLYFRERRSKIIESVRSIISEVCVRAFRDILTSDSQFVDVQGDRLWFGYNTNQVLVPRPPLYQNVVGGFPQLGLGGNLVPINYMSQLRSVLENPDADLSEIFGGLQLMDGCEDEPDVAPEDRTIFLTFSKGYYLPESEIREFFTRIFGDFIEGIYMQDVSSDEQPLYARMVCRSSSIIPRIAPPGIKTKYSICGKQVWAKKHVKRSRESTPD, from the exons ATGGCAATGGAGACCGAGTTTGAATTCTATGAATTTAAACATAGGTTTGCTTTGTACGATCCAGACTCCTATTTCGATGATAAAAATGTTAGCAACGAGCATTATAATCTTTATCATACCATCGATAGGACTCTATTTTATAGGCTAGTCCGTAAACTTGGTCGTAACGTTGATGAATCGAAGTTTGTGGTGGCATTCTTGATCTGGCTGGAAAGAATCCGGTACAGCAAGAATGCTGTCCACAAAGTTATTTCTTGGCCATTTCATTTGATTGACCAACTTGCTAATGAAATTGCTAAATTTTTTATGTGGATGGAGAACAATGACTCAGGTCAAGAATTCTTTAATCCACGTTTGCTTCAGATGTTATGCTCTCGTGAAATCAACTTACTCTACTTTCGTGAGAGACGGAGTAAGATCATTGAAAGTGTCCGGAGTATAATTTCTGAAGTTTGTGTTAGGGCCTTTAGAGATATACTCACAAGTGATAGTCAGTTTGTAGATGTTCAAGGAGATAGGTTGTGGTTTGGTTATAACACTAATCAGGTTTTGGTGCCACGTCCTCCTTTGTATCAAAACGTTGTAGGTGGGTTTCCACAACTAGGGTTAGGAGGAAACTTGGTTCCTATAAACTATATGAGTCAGCTCCGCAGTGTATTGGAAAATCCTGATGCGGATTTAAGTGAAATTTTTGGAGGATTGCAGCTGATGGATGGTTGCGAGGATGAACCTGACGTTGCACCTGAAGACCGAACTATCTTTTTGACATTCTCCAAAGGCTACTACCTTCCTGAATCTGAGATTCGAGAATTTTTTACAAG GATTTTTGGTGATTTCATAGAAGGGATATACATGCAAGATGTGTCCAGTGATGAACAACCATTGTACGCTCGAATGGTTTGCCGTTCATCTTCTATCATTCCACGCATAGCTCCTCCAGGAATAAAAACCAAGTACTCCATTTGCGGCAAGCAAGTCTGGGCCAAAAAGCATGTGAAGAGAAGTCGCGAGTCCACTCCtgattaa